In Chroogloeocystis siderophila 5.2 s.c.1, the DNA window TAGCCAAAAAGATGCGCAAGCATTTGTCAACAACCTGAAGAAAACAAATCCACAGCTAGGTAATACAGTACGCGTTGTCCCTGTACCGTTAGGAGAGGTCTACAAGCTTGAACAAGCCAACGCAAATCAACCAAATTCTTTAGATATAGCTTACATACCAGCTAAACAGCAATTTGATGCTGCCTTAACTTTACTACGGCAAAGTGGTAGCAACTCAGAACTGCGTAAAGCGTGCGAACAAAATAAAAGAAGATTAGAAGACTGCGTAGGAACTCCGCTGTTTGTCGCACGAGCCGGAAAAGAAAAAGGCTACCTGACGATGAAGATAAACCGTCCACAAGCCAATAATCAGCAAGCAGAAGTTGAAGTCATTCCTTTCTACTTCAACAAAGAAGAATTACAAGGAATGCTCGATCGCTTCAAGAAGCAGCAACCTGAGTTAGCTTCTACCGTTGATATCCAAGTTCTCAATTTAGAAGGAATGTTAGAAA includes these proteins:
- a CDS encoding Tic22 family protein yields the protein MKSIFRWGATLGILGSAVMSSALAGNLRALALPQEQILQKLGSVPVFTITDSKGAPLVATPPQNAQNQNQQNQSPVAGVFISQKDAQAFVNNLKKTNPQLGNTVRVVPVPLGEVYKLEQANANQPNSLDIAYIPAKQQFDAALTLLRQSGSNSELRKACEQNKRRLEDCVGTPLFVARAGKEKGYLTMKINRPQANNQQAEVEVIPFYFNKEELQGMLDRFKKQQPELASTVDIQVLNLEGMLEILRTRNDEGVQQIVLVPPQESIQYVRSLQQSAGQQAQPQRPAPQQAAPQRPAR